The Deinococcus wulumuqiensis R12 genome has a window encoding:
- a CDS encoding site-specific integrase — MTKNKRRGNGEGTIRERVRDGKVIGWEALISYIDLETGLVRRKSLSAKTRPAVLARKKAFEQELEKLGGLPSQERTVAHLLDEWLNSVRMRVGLKTLEDYTRIVETRLKPALGEIPITKLKLVDIEKMARKLVEAGKPNEANRAVARLRMALSYAVEHDWIASNVAERYKPVPVPAKHHGIWQPDQVRTFLEVMQGHKEHVMYTVFLTTGMRSAEVRGLRWKDINLTDRTIHVRQQWLEAAKASESRFAPPKRGSARHIHIQEGLVQLLLQHRARQEAERAELGEAWVDFDLVFPSAIGTPMLSTNLLRQFKRDTELAGLPVIRVHDMRDTAASVMLASGTPLTLVSEILGHQDTSVTLKKYVHVLDQQRAAYPVGQAMYTASDEHNDR; from the coding sequence ATGACGAAAAACAAACGCCGGGGAAACGGCGAAGGCACCATTCGTGAGCGTGTAAGAGATGGCAAGGTGATCGGTTGGGAGGCCCTGATAAGCTATATCGACCTCGAAACGGGTCTAGTGCGCCGCAAATCCCTGTCAGCGAAAACGCGCCCAGCCGTGCTGGCAAGAAAAAAAGCGTTTGAGCAGGAATTGGAGAAACTGGGCGGTCTGCCGAGCCAGGAGCGCACGGTCGCCCATCTGCTGGACGAATGGCTGAACTCGGTGCGCATGCGCGTGGGCCTCAAAACCTTGGAGGACTACACTCGCATCGTCGAGACGCGACTCAAACCCGCGCTGGGAGAAATACCTATCACCAAGTTGAAACTGGTGGATATCGAGAAAATGGCCCGAAAACTCGTCGAGGCCGGAAAACCGAACGAGGCCAACCGTGCAGTGGCTCGCCTGCGGATGGCGCTGTCCTATGCGGTGGAACATGACTGGATTGCAAGTAATGTCGCAGAGCGTTACAAGCCTGTACCAGTGCCCGCAAAGCATCATGGAATATGGCAGCCTGATCAGGTAAGGACATTTCTTGAAGTGATGCAGGGACACAAAGAGCATGTCATGTACACGGTGTTTCTGACGACGGGTATGCGTAGCGCGGAAGTGCGCGGCTTGCGCTGGAAGGACATCAACCTAACCGATAGGACAATCCATGTCCGTCAGCAGTGGCTGGAAGCCGCTAAGGCCTCCGAGAGCCGGTTTGCGCCACCGAAACGGGGCAGTGCCCGTCACATTCATATTCAAGAGGGCCTTGTGCAATTACTTTTGCAGCACAGGGCACGTCAGGAAGCAGAGAGAGCCGAGCTCGGAGAGGCCTGGGTTGATTTTGATCTGGTCTTCCCAAGTGCCATAGGGACGCCGATGCTGTCGACCAACTTGCTTAGGCAGTTCAAAAGGGATACTGAATTGGCTGGTCTGCCGGTCATACGAGTTCATGACATGCGCGACACAGCAGCGTCCGTGATGCTGGCGAGCGGCACACCACTGACGCTGGTTTCCGAGATTCTGGGACATCAGGACACCAGCGTCACCCTAAAAAAGTATGTACACGTTCTTGACCAGCAGCGTGCTGCATATCCCGTCGGACAGGCCATGTATACCGCGAGTGATGAACACAATGACCGATAA
- a CDS encoding helix-turn-helix domain-containing protein, with translation MTPKKQKMSHPSSRLRLLRKRHRLSQNEMADQMQVSVNTYRELEEFEQGLENEQKLRDRLLAERKKLPFKEDVHGKIMTPSYAAAIAHIFKMDIEELLNQLHLEPEEELEIDPDEIIDEGHQPSADHGGRYVPLAPQHAIHSHESLNLRTSKANDEAEQLSLGLLRLPPDMDIGSGSFAYVWTDEFENSRDALNMGELVFIDDSSPKSPLEEGAIYVIKDRGEVLLRRAAKNGKKWYLTSDHWNARQLSATERDSRVYGRVYRYSELMRQHLQKGGPQKSK, from the coding sequence ATGACACCTAAAAAACAGAAAATGAGTCATCCGTCGAGTCGCCTCCGTTTACTCCGCAAACGCCACAGGCTTTCGCAAAACGAGATGGCGGACCAGATGCAGGTCAGTGTCAACACGTACCGTGAACTTGAGGAGTTTGAGCAGGGTCTCGAAAATGAGCAGAAGTTGCGCGACCGACTCCTCGCTGAAAGGAAAAAGCTGCCTTTCAAAGAAGATGTACATGGGAAAATCATGACGCCGTCATACGCGGCGGCAATTGCTCACATCTTCAAGATGGATATCGAGGAGCTCCTCAACCAGCTTCACCTCGAGCCTGAGGAGGAGCTTGAAATAGATCCCGACGAAATCATTGATGAGGGCCATCAGCCCAGCGCTGACCACGGTGGGCGATATGTTCCCCTCGCGCCTCAGCATGCCATTCACAGCCACGAGTCCCTCAACTTGAGGACGTCGAAAGCGAATGACGAAGCCGAGCAGCTTTCACTTGGATTACTGCGCCTTCCTCCGGATATGGATATTGGCTCAGGCTCGTTTGCTTACGTTTGGACGGACGAGTTTGAGAACAGCCGGGATGCGCTGAACATGGGGGAACTCGTCTTTATTGATGATTCGTCACCAAAGTCCCCTCTCGAAGAGGGCGCCATCTACGTGATCAAGGACAGGGGCGAAGTACTGCTCCGGCGCGCCGCAAAGAATGGAAAAAAGTGGTATCTAACCAGCGACCATTGGAACGCAAGACAGCTGTCTGCCACAGAGCGTGACAGTCGAGTGTATGGGCGGGTATACCGCTACAGCGAGCTGATGCGGCAACACCTGCAGAAGGGAGGCCCTCAGAAGTCGAAGTGA
- a CDS encoding helix-turn-helix domain-containing protein yields MPRVPKVPKSREPSESRKTFAASVRRERHAQGLTLEDLGERSNLEWSYLSQVERGIRNITVDNMDAIARGLGLPLRDLL; encoded by the coding sequence ATGCCCAGAGTGCCAAAAGTACCCAAGAGCCGCGAACCGAGCGAGTCTCGAAAAACATTCGCCGCCTCCGTGCGCCGTGAACGGCATGCTCAGGGCTTGACACTGGAAGATCTCGGGGAACGCAGTAACCTCGAATGGAGCTACCTCTCACAAGTCGAACGGGGCATCCGCAACATCACCGTGGACAACATGGACGCTATCGCGCGAGGTCTGGGACTGCCCTTGCGCGACCTGCTGTAG
- a CDS encoding zinc ribbon domain-containing protein has product MLLSTDQHHVKVHRKSYSSINALIGKGFFVPVAKDDTIKGICPTATYRLQDKADIALLNDRTLTINGAPVNGCYAHVPSPAHNALVAGSPTYTAYPGLDQLLTSARTPTTYPDYLTALINEIVKEGAQPTRAAPMTTPSQQFRAQWLPDQTLLHLTAGGDYYCTLSFDVRFTRVSRVATPCAVGLDVGLSPIAALHYDDGRPQVFAATPLVRPDMQTLSCKGQALLDDITYASGRQDAEQVVRHLVYSASEVFAEHLRLGDMHRRYVFTSRDRALQDFHQSWLPQYLWAAKIPFFRVASGYTSTECPKCRHTSPNNRCRDHFRCQQCGFGGDAHLVAASNILRRGRRGKRR; this is encoded by the coding sequence ATGCTCCTATCCACCGACCAGCACCACGTCAAAGTCCACCGCAAGAGCTACAGCAGCATCAACGCCCTCATCGGAAAGGGTTTCTTCGTCCCAGTTGCCAAGGACGACACAATCAAAGGCATCTGCCCGACCGCTACCTATCGCCTGCAGGACAAGGCCGACATCGCACTGCTTAATGACCGCACACTCACCATCAACGGCGCACCCGTCAACGGCTGCTACGCCCACGTCCCTTCGCCGGCTCACAATGCCCTCGTCGCAGGTAGTCCTACCTACACCGCCTACCCTGGCCTCGATCAGCTGCTTACCTCTGCTCGGACGCCGACTACCTACCCTGATTACCTCACGGCCCTGATTAATGAGATCGTCAAAGAGGGGGCCCAGCCCACGCGGGCTGCTCCGATGACCACGCCGTCGCAACAGTTTCGTGCGCAGTGGCTGCCAGATCAGACCCTGCTCCACCTGACGGCCGGGGGAGATTATTACTGCACGCTCTCCTTCGATGTCCGCTTTACGCGTGTGAGTCGGGTGGCCACGCCCTGCGCTGTGGGACTCGACGTCGGCCTCAGTCCCATCGCCGCACTCCACTATGACGACGGTCGGCCTCAGGTCTTCGCGGCCACGCCGCTCGTGCGCCCTGATATGCAGACGCTCAGTTGCAAGGGCCAGGCCCTGCTCGACGACATCACGTACGCCAGTGGTCGGCAAGACGCCGAGCAGGTCGTGCGCCACCTCGTTTACAGCGCCAGCGAGGTTTTCGCTGAGCACCTCCGGCTCGGAGACATGCACCGCCGCTACGTCTTTACCTCCCGCGACCGCGCTTTGCAGGATTTTCACCAGTCTTGGCTCCCGCAGTATCTCTGGGCCGCCAAGATCCCGTTTTTCCGCGTCGCCTCGGGTTACACGTCCACTGAGTGCCCCAAATGCCGCCACACCAGCCCCAATAACCGTTGCCGCGACCACTTTCGCTGCCAGCAGTGCGGATTCGGGGGTGATGCGCACCTTGTCGCAGCGAGCAACATCCTACGGCGTGGAAGACGTGGAAAGAGGAGATAA
- a CDS encoding helicase-related protein: MTMQRFSARLGRIDEDFLIPRLTGASTYDRLSGYFTSSVLHLLREPFSTVGHIRMVCNSDLNPADVAVAKIAEEQQRRQWHASRPEQQLLHAPPEMRERLRLLHAALLSGQVEIRVLPDEAFGFMHGKAGVITNGTKTSFMGSVNDTANAWSRNYELLWEDASPEGVAWVQAEFDALWHHPLAVPLARAVIDDLKRLAGRHSLTLQEWRDLLGNRLEGGGYDLPEVMAPLIEAPLYTKEMGLWPHQKAFIHQTVLAHSGPFQHARLLLADQVGLGKTLQLAVSAEIIALQGDKPVLIAVPKTLLSQWQGEMWELLRVPSARWDTESKGWIDERGRITRGFVNCPRRIALVSSNWLSFLGDSDHEVFKRKYDLVILDEAHRARKSGKGRQRKPNNLYRAIQRLAHQSRSVLLATATPVQLDLIEAHDLLEILSEEAPEVLGGPFSHWNLRTAEGLELAVGREAAPTEFIEQWAWYRSPVAQSRDAHGRLDPELLDIRRSLGLRDGEYQATSDGYNRLNPIEERNLRRDFAQWIRDGNPYIQRIVMRTRKALEEQGQLERIEVNLQGDRADEAVPVDPEVTRAYEIAEEVCDTLGKQYNLTGFAKTALLRRISSSLEAGYISVSRLLQGETAIPDEETDEDEDQLTPENAGVVRNQLEELHWMLSRVRGHDPKIRLAIDLLSGASHATRGQPDWLQDGCILFSQYLDTARTVAEQLSRHFRTTRVGLYTNEQQSGYYENGLFTGCDRQVLKEQVRDGTLTLLVGTDAASEGLNLQRLSNLINIDLPWNPTRLEQRKGRIQRIGQKHSTVRIYNMRYRGSIEDRVHQRLSERFGDIAALFGLIPQVLEDHWVELAKAEAKRVKVLLDHVGEAEKTALLHPFERVHQQIPDLAYWDECTAVLQHAEAISHLEQGWNFKAER, translated from the coding sequence ATGACCATGCAACGCTTCAGTGCCCGGCTGGGCCGTATCGACGAGGACTTCCTGATCCCGCGCCTGACCGGGGCCAGCACGTACGACCGTCTGAGCGGGTACTTCACTTCCTCTGTCCTTCACCTGCTCCGTGAACCGTTCAGCACGGTTGGGCACATCCGCATGGTCTGTAACTCCGACCTAAATCCGGCTGACGTGGCCGTGGCGAAGATCGCCGAAGAGCAGCAACGTCGCCAGTGGCATGCCAGTCGTCCGGAACAGCAACTCCTGCACGCGCCGCCCGAGATGCGTGAACGATTGCGGCTCCTGCATGCCGCGCTGCTCAGTGGACAGGTGGAAATTCGTGTCCTGCCTGATGAAGCCTTCGGGTTCATGCACGGCAAAGCTGGCGTTATCACGAATGGCACGAAGACCTCGTTTATGGGCAGTGTCAACGATACGGCGAATGCCTGGAGTCGCAACTACGAACTGCTCTGGGAGGACGCTTCCCCAGAGGGTGTGGCATGGGTACAGGCGGAATTCGACGCCTTGTGGCACCATCCGCTGGCTGTGCCACTCGCAAGGGCCGTGATCGACGACCTCAAACGCCTCGCGGGCCGCCATAGCCTGACCTTACAGGAATGGCGCGACCTGCTGGGTAACCGACTTGAAGGCGGGGGCTACGATCTGCCGGAAGTGATGGCCCCGCTTATCGAAGCACCGCTGTACACCAAAGAAATGGGCCTGTGGCCCCATCAAAAAGCTTTCATTCACCAGACGGTACTGGCGCACTCTGGGCCTTTTCAGCACGCGAGGCTGCTCCTCGCGGATCAAGTCGGCCTCGGCAAGACCCTGCAACTGGCGGTGAGCGCCGAGATCATCGCGTTGCAGGGGGACAAGCCGGTGCTAATCGCCGTACCCAAGACGCTGCTGAGTCAGTGGCAAGGAGAAATGTGGGAACTCCTGCGGGTTCCGAGTGCCCGCTGGGACACCGAATCGAAAGGCTGGATTGACGAACGGGGACGAATTACGCGTGGGTTCGTGAACTGTCCGCGCCGCATCGCTTTGGTTTCTTCCAACTGGCTTTCTTTCCTTGGGGACAGTGACCATGAGGTCTTCAAGAGGAAATACGATCTGGTCATCCTTGATGAAGCTCACCGCGCCCGCAAGTCCGGGAAAGGCCGACAACGCAAACCCAACAACCTGTACCGCGCTATACAGCGACTCGCTCATCAAAGCCGCAGCGTCCTGCTCGCTACCGCTACACCCGTCCAACTCGACCTGATCGAGGCGCATGACCTGCTGGAGATCCTGTCGGAAGAGGCCCCTGAAGTGCTTGGAGGCCCGTTCTCGCACTGGAATCTCCGCACCGCTGAGGGATTGGAACTGGCGGTAGGCCGTGAAGCCGCGCCCACCGAGTTCATAGAGCAGTGGGCGTGGTACCGCTCCCCTGTCGCTCAAAGCCGGGATGCCCATGGTCGCCTTGACCCGGAACTGCTGGACATCCGCCGCAGCCTTGGCTTACGGGACGGTGAGTACCAGGCTACGAGCGACGGGTACAACCGGCTGAATCCCATCGAGGAACGCAACTTGAGACGTGATTTTGCCCAGTGGATTCGGGACGGTAACCCATACATTCAGCGGATCGTTATGCGTACCCGTAAGGCCCTCGAAGAGCAGGGTCAACTGGAACGCATCGAGGTCAACCTGCAAGGTGACCGGGCGGATGAGGCGGTGCCCGTTGATCCGGAAGTGACGCGCGCCTATGAGATCGCTGAAGAGGTGTGCGACACCCTCGGCAAGCAGTACAACCTGACCGGCTTCGCCAAGACCGCTTTGTTGCGCCGTATCAGTTCAAGCCTTGAAGCCGGGTACATCAGTGTCAGTCGCCTGCTTCAGGGTGAAACCGCGATTCCGGATGAGGAGACCGACGAGGACGAGGATCAACTGACTCCTGAAAATGCGGGCGTCGTTCGCAACCAACTAGAAGAACTCCACTGGATGCTGAGCCGCGTTCGCGGTCATGATCCGAAGATTCGGCTCGCCATCGACCTCCTGAGCGGTGCTTCTCACGCCACCCGTGGTCAACCCGACTGGTTACAGGACGGGTGCATCCTTTTCTCACAGTATCTCGACACGGCCCGCACGGTCGCCGAACAGTTGAGTCGTCATTTCAGGACGACGCGAGTCGGGCTGTACACCAATGAGCAGCAGAGCGGCTATTACGAAAACGGACTCTTCACAGGCTGTGATCGCCAAGTCCTCAAGGAGCAGGTCAGGGACGGAACACTGACCCTGCTGGTCGGAACGGACGCAGCCTCGGAAGGCCTGAACCTGCAACGCCTGTCCAACTTGATCAACATCGACCTGCCGTGGAACCCGACGAGACTTGAGCAGCGCAAGGGACGAATCCAGCGCATTGGTCAAAAGCACTCGACGGTGCGGATCTACAACATGCGTTACCGAGGCTCCATCGAAGACCGCGTGCACCAACGCCTGTCCGAGCGCTTCGGGGATATTGCGGCCCTGTTCGGCTTGATCCCGCAGGTGCTCGAAGACCACTGGGTCGAGTTGGCGAAAGCCGAGGCGAAACGGGTGAAGGTCTTGCTGGATCATGTGGGTGAAGCTGAAAAGACGGCACTTCTGCACCCCTTTGAGCGGGTCCATCAGCAGATTCCTGATCTCGCTTACTGGGATGAATGCACCGCTGTCTTGCAGCACGCTGAAGCCATCTCCCATCTGGAGCAGGGCTGGAATTTCAAGGCAGAAAGATAG
- a CDS encoding DUF1156 domain-containing protein produces the protein MTQTPVPPLRDAPALIERCFPVAKLSAESRKERISGAAQRLTGVGKWWGRKPLVLVRASILGALLPATDDPQKDIEVFERLLGIDDVSVHERSGLSTTKFTTSSSDERRKKAGLAEDYDGPTDWASWMMINDHLGTNAYSLTELIAQLGHLRFGGTPSVGDVFCGGGSIPFEAARLGCETISSDLNPVAGLLTWSNQALLCASPSDRKRIETAQQWMYEEADRQITEWGIEHDAQGRRADAYLWCTEVLDPETGYIVPLSTTWVISPKDRVVAELVPDHKGRRYDIHIISNATDEQMDRAKQGTVVDQHLVPPGTPDHPEPQRTLLSRLRARHRHGQGLRPWMVSEFGPAPDDFFQERLYCIRWVEEVQTGRKVKTIKRYEGVTEADLAREKTCEKLLLERLTDWQERGYLPKAALPVNDRQRNNLLAVRGWTHWHHLFTPRQLLVIGLLAELSEVSEAPRELLALTGKHTDRGTKLCLWSRVTDTPTNTFTTHVLAPVYNWSARGLKLFRSLSLPTSSLPAIPVNVELRDARTANAPCSLWITDPPYADAIPYEYLSEFFLAWYGQRLTKYFPEWYADPKQALALQGKDAAFHGAMIEVYSNLARLMSEGGLQIVMFTHRDVRLWADLGMIMWASGLRVSAAWTVATENTEGHRAGSGAVQSTVLLVLRKRGAVDMLFEDEILSLMEQEVAEQRASMQTLADAGLQWSDADLQLAAYAAALRVITSHDIDGIDPRQELLKVRPKGEVSPVHRLLEQAAQVASRELLPSGLNAAVWHVLSAHERFYLKALDAERRHRTHRGLYQELSKGLTANHWQELVYEKRGQEPRVFTATEFGGRGMQSGPLAGTLLRHVLMAVKLTTQTGEPAKGVDWLFKEVDQFDMQQTHALHLLEYLGRQTEPHWTADAANARVLRGALMNVGV, from the coding sequence ATGACCCAGACCCCAGTGCCGCCCTTACGTGACGCTCCGGCCCTCATCGAACGCTGCTTTCCTGTGGCGAAACTGAGTGCTGAAAGTCGCAAGGAGCGGATTTCCGGGGCAGCCCAGCGGCTCACCGGGGTTGGGAAGTGGTGGGGGCGCAAACCGTTGGTGCTGGTCAGAGCCAGCATCCTTGGAGCGCTGCTTCCGGCCACAGATGACCCTCAGAAGGACATCGAGGTTTTTGAACGTCTTCTGGGCATCGATGATGTCAGTGTGCATGAGCGTTCGGGTTTGTCCACCACGAAATTCACCACCTCATCTTCGGATGAAAGGCGAAAAAAAGCCGGGCTGGCTGAGGATTACGACGGGCCCACCGACTGGGCCAGTTGGATGATGATCAACGATCACCTTGGAACGAACGCCTACAGCCTGACGGAACTCATCGCGCAACTGGGGCACCTGCGCTTCGGTGGTACGCCGAGTGTAGGAGACGTGTTCTGTGGTGGTGGTTCTATTCCCTTTGAGGCAGCCCGGCTCGGTTGCGAGACAATCAGCAGTGACCTCAACCCGGTGGCAGGTCTGCTCACGTGGAGCAACCAAGCGCTGCTGTGTGCCAGCCCATCAGACCGGAAACGCATCGAGACGGCTCAGCAGTGGATGTACGAGGAGGCTGACCGTCAGATCACCGAGTGGGGTATCGAACATGACGCTCAGGGCCGGCGAGCCGATGCTTACCTCTGGTGTACCGAGGTACTCGACCCGGAGACGGGCTACATCGTTCCCCTGTCCACCACCTGGGTCATCTCGCCGAAAGACCGGGTAGTTGCTGAATTAGTCCCTGACCACAAGGGGCGACGGTACGACATTCACATCATCAGCAATGCTACCGACGAACAGATGGACAGGGCAAAACAGGGCACCGTGGTGGATCAACACCTCGTTCCGCCGGGCACACCTGACCACCCTGAACCTCAACGGACGTTGCTTTCGCGCCTGCGCGCCCGACATCGTCACGGTCAAGGGTTGCGGCCGTGGATGGTCTCCGAGTTCGGCCCTGCCCCTGATGATTTCTTTCAGGAGCGGTTGTACTGCATTCGTTGGGTCGAGGAAGTTCAAACAGGCCGGAAGGTCAAAACCATCAAGCGTTATGAAGGCGTGACCGAGGCCGATCTCGCCCGCGAAAAAACCTGTGAGAAGTTGTTACTGGAACGCCTCACAGACTGGCAGGAGCGGGGGTATCTTCCCAAGGCGGCCCTTCCGGTGAATGACCGTCAGCGGAACAACCTGCTGGCCGTGCGCGGTTGGACGCACTGGCATCACCTGTTCACGCCACGGCAACTGTTGGTCATCGGGTTGCTCGCTGAGCTTTCTGAAGTCAGTGAAGCGCCTCGTGAATTACTCGCTCTGACGGGGAAGCACACCGACCGGGGAACCAAGCTGTGTCTGTGGAGCCGCGTGACCGACACGCCCACCAACACCTTCACCACGCACGTGCTGGCTCCGGTGTACAACTGGAGCGCACGCGGTCTGAAACTGTTCCGCAGCCTCAGCCTCCCTACCTCCTCGCTGCCCGCCATCCCAGTGAACGTCGAGTTACGGGACGCCCGGACGGCCAACGCACCTTGCTCCCTATGGATCACTGACCCGCCGTATGCCGATGCGATTCCCTATGAGTACCTGAGTGAGTTCTTTCTGGCGTGGTACGGCCAGCGTCTGACCAAGTATTTTCCCGAGTGGTATGCCGATCCCAAACAGGCGCTGGCCTTGCAGGGTAAGGACGCCGCTTTTCACGGTGCCATGATCGAGGTGTACTCGAATCTCGCTCGCCTGATGTCGGAGGGCGGGCTTCAAATCGTGATGTTCACCCACAGGGACGTTCGCCTGTGGGCTGACCTCGGCATGATCATGTGGGCTTCTGGACTCCGCGTATCGGCAGCCTGGACAGTGGCGACAGAAAATACAGAGGGACACCGGGCCGGCAGCGGCGCGGTACAGAGCACTGTCTTGCTGGTGCTCCGCAAACGGGGGGCAGTCGACATGCTCTTCGAGGATGAAATCCTATCGCTGATGGAGCAAGAGGTCGCCGAGCAACGCGCCAGTATGCAAACGCTCGCGGATGCGGGTTTGCAATGGAGCGATGCCGACCTGCAACTCGCAGCTTATGCCGCTGCACTACGGGTCATCACGTCTCATGACATTGACGGGATCGACCCACGGCAGGAACTTCTGAAGGTCAGGCCGAAAGGAGAGGTCTCACCTGTTCACCGCCTGCTTGAGCAGGCTGCACAGGTCGCCAGCCGTGAACTTCTGCCCAGCGGTCTGAATGCGGCTGTGTGGCACGTACTGAGTGCCCATGAACGCTTCTACCTGAAGGCCCTTGACGCCGAGCGCCGACATCGCACCCACCGGGGGCTGTATCAGGAGCTTTCGAAAGGCCTGACCGCCAATCACTGGCAGGAACTCGTTTACGAGAAACGCGGACAGGAACCAAGGGTATTCACGGCCACCGAGTTCGGCGGACGGGGAATGCAAAGCGGGCCGCTGGCGGGCACCTTGCTGCGGCACGTGCTGATGGCGGTCAAACTCACGACTCAAACCGGCGAGCCCGCCAAAGGCGTCGACTGGCTTTTCAAAGAGGTGGATCAATTCGATATGCAGCAGACCCACGCCCTTCACCTGCTCGAATACCTCGGCCGCCAGACTGAACCGCACTGGACAGCTGATGCCGCCAACGCCCGCGTTCTGCGCGGCGCTCTGATGAACGTGGGAGTCTGA